A single Anopheles funestus chromosome 2RL, idAnoFuneDA-416_04, whole genome shotgun sequence DNA region contains:
- the LOC125765053 gene encoding Golgi resident protein GCP60 yields MIAAENLDLSFKDLSLDGGTASEENNKILKWNLPLKELYKLACSFYKEKSGKAIHLSYEDNLKLVAFTQQAANGPLDLSKAPPLGMFDVIGKDRRIAWQQLGTITKLQAMEGFIDLLDRLCPLFKPYVEAIKKDKEEKARRAEQEQIQRTEALAAEKERQEELLRLENEKNREELHRRQLQDALNQQTYHQFKEYAEIQFPGNPEQQAVLIRQLQNEHYHQYMQQLQAQVATNLARLKSISDGEDDDNPTAVVCENGTGTNETAEFACANTKENSQFEFKEQCDSDNDSGDYAVISPANMWTKPDIKLFKQEVMAGKGDGVIRVNHGDTVTVKVPTHEGGSCLFWEFATDSYDIGFGVYFEWGKPPTTEVSVHISESDEDDDTIEEDEEVICAEDLECGPVQSSQTSSVGSALGTRNPISIIIPIYRRECHQEVYAGSHTYPGEGTYLLKFDNSYSLWRPKTLYYKVFYTR; encoded by the exons atgATAGCGGCAGAAAATTTGGACCTTTCGTTCAAAGACCTATCCTTGGATGGGGGAACGGCcagtgaagaaaacaacaaaatcctcAAATGGAATCTACCGCTGAAAGAGTTGTACAAGCTGGCCTGCAGTTTCTACAAAG AAAAATCTGGTAAAGCGATTCACCTGAGCTACGAGGACAACTTAAAG CTGGTGGCTTTTACACAGCAGGCCGCAAATGGACCTCTGGACCTGTCGAAGGCACCACCCCTGGGCATGTTCGATGTTATTGGGAAAGATCGCAGAATAGCATGGCAACAGTTGGGCACGATTACGAAGCTGCAGGCGATGGAAGGTTTCATCGATCTACTGGACCGTCTATGTCCACTGTTTAAGCCGTACGTGGAAGCGATCAAGAAGGACAAGGAAGAGAAGGCTCGCCGTGCCGAGCAGGAACAGATTCAGCGCACGGAAGCGCTTGCCGCGGAGAAAGAACGCCAGGAAGAGTTGCTGCGGCTTGAGAATGAAAAGAATCGCGAAGAGTTACATCGACGGCAGCTGCAGGATGCGCTAAACCAGCAGACTTACCACCAGTTCAAGGAGTATGCCGAAATTCAATTTCCGGGCAATCCGGAACAGCAAGCCGTGTTGATACGGCAGCTTCAGAACGAGCACTATCACCAGTACATGCAGCAGCTGCAGGCTCAGGTTGCGACCAATTTGGCCCGCCTGAAAAGTATATCCGATGGGGAGGACGATGATAATCCTACCGCCGTCGTATGTGAGAATGGAACCGGTACCAATGAAACAGCAGAATTTGCGTGTGCTAACACCAAGGAAAATAGTCAATTCGAGTTTAAGGAACAGTGTGACAGTGACAATGATTCCGGCG ATTACGCAGTAATCAGTCCCGCTAACATGTGGACAAAGCCGGATATAAAACTATTCAAGCAGGAAGTAATGGCCGGAAAGGGCGATGGTGTGATACGCGTAAACCATGGTGACACAGTGACG GTGAAAGTTCCAACACACGAAGGTGGTTCGTGTTTGTTCTGGGAGTTTGCAACCGACAGTTACGATATTGGATTTGGCGTTTATTTCGAGTGGGGTAAACCACCGACGACCGAAGTTTCGGTCCATATTAGCGAAAGTGACGAGGACGATGATACGATAGAGGAAGATGAAG AAGTGATTTGTGCGGAAGATCTTGAGTGTGGTCCGGTACAGAGCAGCCAAACGAGTAGCGTCGGAAGTGCGCTCGGTACGCGCAATCCCATCTCGATCATCATACCGATCTATAGGCGCGAATGTCACCAGGAGGTGTACGCCGGTTCCCATACGTACCCGGGCGAAGGCACGTATTTGCTCAAGTTTGACAACTCGTACAGCTTGTGGCGTCCGAAGACGCTCTACTACAAGGTTTTCTATACGCGATAA